The DNA sequence GTGAATGATAATTTTCTTAATCTATCAGCTGCCACAGAACAATTGGTTCTGCTGAAACAATTAACAACATTGGCTACTCTTCTGAAAATTATGATGAACAAAagtcagttttcttttaaaatttatcaGCTTCAGCTTACTAATTCCTCCAACAAACAAAGCAGAATTTTGGGCAGTCCTAAGAACTGACCTTTGGCACTGTTTGGGTATGGTTGCAATTATAAGATGTGTCCAGCAAAAGAAGCTTTACTGTGTTGCTGCTTTTTCCCTTGAATACTTTAATACGATGGGACAAATAAGTGCCTTAAGAGATGTCTAATAAATGAAAGAGACTTTGGGAAGCAGTGTTATAACAGTTTTGTTACCATAAAGAAAATACAGGTCTTACTATGACTTCAAAAGTGCACCCTCAATATGTAATTCATTAACATATCATTCACACCTATCATTGTGCTAACTTTTTTCCAGGGATCCAGAAATCTGGCATCAAGCCTGTTTAAAGGTTTGGGGAAGGACCTGTAACAAAGTGGTTCCTTATACCTCATGGAGGGACATGTTTCTGAAGAGACCCAGAGTTCGATTTGATGGTAAGTAAGATAAATGAAAGTTGGAATAGttggagaaaaaaaacacacaattttgATGCTTGGAATAACTTTTTATGTTAGATTTTAAATAAGTAGTTTTGTCAGTGGATTCATGTGAGTCTGCGAAGATGCTGAACCACTTTGTGAACTCAGTAACAGGCTGGATGAAGGCCAGTAAATTGATACCAAAACCTAGTCAAGACAGTGTTATTGTACAGACTGTTTTGGGTGGGGTTACACTCATCTAAAGGTAGCAGGGAGCTTGTGGATCCAACATTGTCTTTTGCATTCCATGTGGCTTCCATTGCCCAAAGAACCTTTGCTAGTTGGTTCCGTAATGGGGTTTCCTGAATAGACATTGTCTGGCTACAGCGATCCATACAATAACCTCCAGGTTGCATTATTGTAATATGTTACAAATAGTGTTTCTTGAAAACTGGGTGGAGGTTTTAGTATAGAATTCAGCTGCTGGTATTCTGGCTGGGTTTTCCTAGGGAAAACCGTATTTCCCTAGTTCTGAAGGAACTACAAGGCTGCCTATTCTTTGCGAGCTTGTTTGCTAGTGAGGTGTTGTCCCATTAAGCCCTAAACATTTTGAGGCCCCAAAATCTGAAGCAGTGCCATTACTCATATCAGTCTGCTCAGGTATTAAGATCATGAGAGGGACCTCTTCATTGTTTTTTCCTATAAGAAAAGAGCTCTTACATTGTTAGAAGAGAGAGCTGTCTCTGTTGGTAGTGGTGCTCCAACTTTGAAATGCCCTCCcacaggagggttttttttttgggggggggggttactgcCTTTGGCACCCTGTGAAACTTCTACAAGGTCCTGAGGCAAAGAAAATGGACCCACATAGCGCTAAGGTTGTCTGCATTCGTATTTGTACTCTACTGCTTTCCACTCATTATCTTGAATAGTCTGGCATTCCAATATTTCCTTTACAGTTCTGAGGAAATAAGCCCTGTTGAATTCAGTGGATTTCTGAATAGACATACTTATGCATGttgtagaaattttagtcaaaaaatctgGGTATACTTATCCACgtgtcaatgtaagcactgtactttaatgcttatataaaaaggaaccatcccctggtgaaaggcaagagtataatctgtcctggaagcactggcccccatctactgtctcatccattcagcctttagtgtgagcacaaataaTTATGCCTGCTAAAATTTTCTATgctttttgtcattgttttcctttacttcatcctttagattctctGTCACATGCTCCTAAGCTTTACCCTCATCTTATcattgggtcatatcaaaatccataattttgttgcCAAATTTGCCTTCAAATTActcatgaggtcaacttatagtttaGGATATAAGCTATATAGAATTGCTCTGTAAACAAAAGTCATACATTTGGATTAAGGATaagaaatgttggggaaatttATAGTTTACTTTCCCCCTAACATACTAAACAGAATCAGGATTTTTCTATCTACTAACTTggtgaaaaaaatattattacttttattgtgGAAATGTGTTTAATAATCATTCCTAGGTATAGCTTTTGAATGTCTGAGTCAGAATATAAAACTAGTATCACAAACCATATGTTGACTTGGAATCGTATGACAATAATTTTATGCCATTTTTTTGTGTTTGGATTACATATACTGCTTTACTGGGTGTATTTCACAAAAAGTCAGTAGACAGATAATTTTATGTGTTGGTGGCACAAGTCCATTACAAAACAGTGTGACAAAACAATGTTCATTAGTGTTATAGTGTGTTGTAAGGGTCAAAAGGACTGTTAGAGCAAGCTTAGTACATTTTGGGCAAAACTGTACTAAGACAAAAGATTCTAATGGGAGGGGGGAATTTAAAACTCAGATTTCTCAAGGATTTTGTGCATCTGTCAATTTATTGAATCTTGATACTGTTTTTGATGATAATGGAAGTGAGCATATTGTCTCTCatgaaaacagacaaaaatgtgttttcactcTCTGCAGTTCTTTCTCACAGACAGAACAAATTCTGTCTGGGATAGACACTGGTAGACTTTACAAGTAACTGTATCTTTAAACAGTATTTGACTGTTTTGCCTCCtgggaccttttttttaattgtcctaGGCggattacagaccgccatttcggacgtcctcaggacatcccagtttgacgccccttaccctgttacggacagagtccgtaacaaatggcggcggccgttccacatggccgctgccattttgacacaatggatgctctgcgtccgcatgtcacgcggcggaagtgatgccgcgagtgcgtgactagcgcctcgcggcatctcttctGGGCCGCAAGAAGGAGTGTGATTTTCACACTCCTTGGCAGCGTCCAGGatccgcgccatttggctgctgcggttcctggacactgcaagcagcggcagaccaccacttctcagcggtctgtaacgcgccctaatCTTTTCAAAAGGGACAGAGTCCCCTTCACCACCACCTTTAGCTTTTAAGAGCTAAAGCAAGGGTTTTTCACTCAAGGAAAGAGCACCCTCAAACACCATGGAACAGTACACTTCTTATATTTGAGGGCTGCCTAGAGCATGGAGTTGCAGTTTATGAATTTGACCCCACTTGTTGACAGGGTCTTTTCAAGGTAAATTAATATTAAAGAAAAGGTTGATGATCATTATTTCACTTTTGTAGTAGAAATGCTATAGGTttgtaacaaaagaaaaaaaaattgaacatttaacacattgttttgtttgaaatattaatttgaaatttatagtttatatatttatgggctaaatgtttattttataggTGTATATATCAGCAAGACAACATACATACGCCAAGGAGAACAGTCTCTTGATGGCTTCTATAGGGCATGGCACCAGGTGGATTATTACAGGTACAAGCATTGTAAAATGAGTGAGTTaatcatttctctttcctttcttccaaacACAGTTCCTTTCTTGTAAAATCTCAGTGCTATGGAGACACAGGTGTGTCCTAAAAATGGAATTCACCTGGATTACTTGCATGTCAATAGTTCACCGTGGTTGTACATAATACTTGGAATTGCTTTCAAGATGTCATTTTATGGTGTCATTGTActtgtcatttctgaattatagtTCTGTTTTCAGAATTTCCTCGggtatttaaatatatttggaAGGACCTTTCATGGACATAGTATTGCACATTGTGAATGCTTCCATACAGTGTTGGGTTTAGAGCAGTGGTGGGAAAAATGTGACCCCCTGGACCTTACTTTTAGCAGGCCCTGAAGGCTCTCTACCTGTCCCTCAAAGCTCTCTGAAACCCATTCCCCAATTTTGGGCGTGATTTTGGCCTGAAGCCCTCTCCCGTGCATACAAACATGTACGCACACACCCCTCTCAAATATTCTTTCCCCTCTATTTCACATTCAGAACAACCATTTCCAGTAACCTTTTTGAAGAGTAAATGGAGGAAAATCAAGATATTATTGCATGCAGGGTGGGGGGCAGGCTGCAGTCCATGGGATAGGATTTCAGAGTGGAAAATGGCCCCAGCTCCCATGCAGTTGGCCAGCCATGAATTATAGTATGTACTGTAGATTGAAGGTTAAAATGGGTTACACTAGTACTAAACCTTCCTGGTGATATATTTGCCTGGTACATTGTTGTAGTTTGTGAAGTTCTGCTGAACTATGTTTTCCTGCTCTCAGTGGAGAATGTAGGAGCATTGGAAGCTAACTTTTTCTGTCAGAACACTGGCTTGTCTAGCTCAATATTTTCTACAGTATCCAGCAGCAGCTCTCTAGGGTTTCAAGAAGGACTCTCTTCTTTCTGCCTGGGAATGTTAAGGATTGAGCATGGGGCCTTCTGCATACAAAGTACATACTCTGCTACTGTGTAGTGTCAGGGAGAATTCAGAGGCTTCTTGAttcagacctccccccccccccaccaccaccaccaatgatGCCTATAAGCTGCTTCTCAAAAGGTGTGGCCTATGGGGAAAGACACTGATGTTACATGAGAAACTAATTGAAACCGAAAAGTATTGGTCATGCAGAAAAATTTAAATGCAAGCACAAGACCCTTCAGATTCCTGCCTTGACAGCTTGTANNNNNNNNNNtctttctttctttctttctttctttctttctttctttctttctttctttcttttaagtaaGAGAGATGTAATCAATACATCTAGAAAATTTGTTCAGGGTTCTATTTTGATATTGAGAATCTGCTTCGGGTTTTGCATGTTTCTTTCAACtggaatggaaggaggaaaaATCTTCTGAAGTTAACGTTGTCTCATTTGTAAGGTACctaagattcttcccagatggcCACGTAATGATGCTAACAACTCCGGAAGAACCTCAGTCTATTGTTCCTCGTTTACGAACTAAAAACACAAGGTATGTTCAGCTTCTGCAACaactggttttgttttccatgtGTAGAAAGGATTTGTACCTGTCACTTCTAATTAAGATTTTTAAAGTTAGGTGTTTGCAATAAAACTATTGAGCCATTAGAATTCACATTTTTCAGGCTaggaataaatgaaaataaaaatcaggTGGCTTAGGTATGATGCCCCAGTTGTCACTAATGAAAGGAAAATAGTACAGTTAGCACTCCACATTCTCAGCTGTTAAGGGTACAGGACCACTCCAAGTGGAAAACCCTCAAATACAGTGGGTAGCAGTTGAGGAGAAAGCCAGGCCCAGCTGTGCGCTCCTGGGGTTTGTGAAGCATGCGGCTGGTGAGCTCCCCGGAATGGGGGAACATGCAGAATGCATGCCTATCAGCCAAGCAACACTTCTGCCACACAAACCCGAAGCTCAAGACTTCCACATGCACATTCACGTGACAGCTTGAAGTTTCAGCGGGGCTCATGCAAAATGTGTGTCTAGTAGCCAGGCACCactactgccccccccccccccccccatttcaagCCCAAGGCTACCGCATTAGTATGCACACAGCAAGCTTATGCCTTGAGGATAGGAGGCGGCAGTGAACAGTCCTCATGCTCATTAGGAACACAGAAAGAGCCAAGGAGGAAAGCGGCAAGGGTGGGGCAGTGACAAACTCACAAATAATTGATGTTAAACCAGCTAATACAGAGGGGTGGCTATCTTTAAAGCACTTTACCTCTTGAACCAGAGTTTATTTTAACCGTCTTTTTCTTTCTGAACCTTAGAACTGATGCAATCCTGCTTGGCCATTATCGCCTGTCCCAGGATACAGATAATCAAACCAAAGTATTTGCTGTAAtgacaaagaagaaagaagaggtatCCATAAAAGAAAATGTTGGAGAGTAGAGGCATTAATTAATGCCACACTAGATGAAATACATGCATGTTTTTGAAGCTGTTCCTTTTACAAAAGTCCTTCAGTTGCTTTTCTAAaagccccattaaaaaaaaggaaacaactaTCCAGTATAATTCTGTTTCTTAAATGTGGAAAGAGTTAAAACCTTTAAAAGCGCTTTTGAAGGGAGATATATGGAGGAAAAACCACTATAAATCTACAGGGTGAACAAATGCAAGTTTCTTCATGTGCCTTTGAATTATATGTCatcattttcatctttttttgtTGATGCTGAACCAGGGAAACAGAGATGATACGCTGTAGGTTTAGGGAAAGGAATGTATTAagaataagtaaataaacaaattacCCCATATTTTCAGTGCAGGGATGAACAGCCTTGGAGGGAGGGACTTTGTTTTCTGTCCAAAAAACCTTTGGGGTCACCACAGTGGGGAATTCCACCCTCAGAAGTTTCTAGAGGAAACTCCCCCAGCCAGTTTTAGGCTCCCTAAAATTGTtctttagaaatgttactttttcccCTGGCCTTGGGGTTGTGTGAAGCCTCTGGGCCATCCTTTGCTCAACCTTGTTGTAGAGCAACGAATGGAGGAGGGTTGAAATTGGCAGAAGATGGCCAAGAAGCAATTGAATAAGTGGTAAAAGGAATGGGGAGAGAGAGTTGAAAATAAGGAAGGAGAGGTCAGTGAAAGATGACCCTGTGTTTTTCACCTCCCCAAACCATTTCTTGCAGATTACCACTAGCATGCTTTTAATAAAATCTTTCCGATGAAAATCTGGTGTTTAGATTTAAAGTATTTATAGATTTAAGATACTTACATTCTTTTTAAAGTTACTAACAAAAGTACCCTGCTTTACATAGGTTTGAATATTTATTTGATACACTAAAGCCTTCAAGCAAAGTTATGTGGTTGTTGGAGACTTTGTGCATGTACTGACTAAGTAAAGTCACAGTTATGAGCATTCCTAGGGACATCTAATCTTACTGTGCTTATAGCTACCTCAGGGAAGAGTCTGCCGTTCCATTCCTATAGAGATGAGACTTCTCCATAGTGAGGCTGAGGGAGTGGTTCTGTCCCTTAGACTATTCTGTCCGTTGGACAACATCTCGCTGGCTTCATCTACATTACCTGCAAACCTATGCATTAAAGTCACTATACTTGGCCCAAGGGCCATATTCAGTCAGTACAGCCTTCAAACACatatatgttattatttattcatttattagttGCACTGTGATCCTTCCTTTCATCCATACTTGGCTTTCCTCTCCATTTTATCCTACATCAGTGATGTGAAGAAAGAATGATTGTCctaaagtcactcagtgagtttcatgtttCATTAGGAACTTGAACAGGATTTCCCAAGCCACTGTCCATTGCTCTAACcattatatcacactggcttatttaaataaataaatgcatttgaaaatACATTAATGTTGGAGTGCATACCCTTGGCTTCCTTTGGTAGGTTTGTGAAGTTTCAGGTATCTAGATTTTATAATCTTGGACTTAAAAGCTGTCACAAATAGACAcatatctcttcttcttcttctccattttTTTATATCCCGCCATCGTCccggtacagggactcaaggcggctaataacatttaaaacagtatgaaacattaaaaatacaaagtataaaaaaattaaacagttcaaattattaaaaattattaaaatttaaaactctttaaaacaaaaacaaaacaaggtctATGATTTAAGCACTTTTGTTGGTCCTCTGATAGCATTTGGATTTTAATACAGTATTAGTCAAATATTCCCTTATTCTATCTTCTTCAATCTCTGGTTTTGCATACAGATTTGTATAGAATCCGGTAAAGACTTTTTCAATATGTTTCTGCTGTGTAAAATATAGGTCTCCTTTCCTAATtttattaattgatttttttctccctttctttccttagCTTATACACTAACCATTTCCCTGTTTTGTTTGCCTGTTCGAATCTTTTTTgccttgttatttttaatttcttttctagtTCAGTAATAGCTTCTATTTCTAATTGCTTttgcaatattttaattttgttatggacttttttattttggggatgtTGCTTTAACTCATCTTTCTTTTTCAGTGATTCATTTAATTGTACTAACCTCTGATTCTTTTGTTTTAGGTGAATTATATTCTGTTGTGTAAAAAAGCCCTTATAACCGCTTTCCCTGCATCCCATACTGTTGCTATATTAATTtctttataaatattttcttcaaaaaacaGTTTGATCATCCTTTTTCCTTTGCTTACCACCTGattattttaaagtaaattcTCATTTAATTTCCTATTAAGTTTTTTATACGGGTCTCTCAAATTTAGTATTATAGGATTGTGATCCAGAATTTCTCTATTCTGTGTCCTCGTCTCTTTGACCTCTTTCACCAAGATGTTGgttgtatttttatctgtttttgtcCCCTGCCTTAATCTTTTGGAAGAGGTggataagaaattattattattattattattattattattattattattattattattattattattattattattcccatatTTCTATAAAATCACTGCTTCACTCAAATTGTTTGAGCGCTTATTTTCACTGAAAAGACCATTTGTTGCTTAGAAATTTTCACAGTACTGTACAACTTTTGCTCATTTTCATACTGATGATGACAACTGGTTAGATCGAAACTTACTCATACTGAAAGTAGATCCATTCAAGTACTGGAACCTTACCTTGTAGCAGTTTTCAAAAAAAATAGTcagtttcagtataaaaaggaaAGAGGGCCAGGGAAGGGAAGTGATCTACCAGCACTTTTTAAGTTAGGATGTTATAGATCAACCTTGGAGGTACTGCTAGATTCCACCaccactctttctctttttagtGGGGCTTAGTTGTGACTGATCTTTCCAATTCTTTCAGTGGGTATACTCTCAGCATAACTACAACTGGATCTCAATCTAAATATTTTTCATGATATTTGCATTATGTTTTAAGGTACAGTTGCTTCAATTTTTGCTTCTGCATATTTCTGACGGTCCCATCCTATTTTTGTTTATTATATAGAAACCAATCGACTATCATAAGTTCAGATATTTCTGTCGTGTCCCTGTGCAAGAAACGGATCACAGCTTTCATGTAGGGCTACAACTGTGTTCCAGTGGCCGCCAGAAATTCAACAAACTTGTTTGGATTCATCATTCTTGTCACATTACTTATAAGTAAGTTTAAAGGATGAGAATAGCCTTTGATTTGTATAATAGAAACCTTAAGCCTGTTTTGAAAGGTATTCTGATGACTTCAGTTGATGCTTTTTTTGTCACAGTCCAGAGAGTTtctagggcccgttacagaccgcccaaaaggagcggtctcaggccgctgccggttgcagcgcggaggagtcgcagcagctaaaccacgcgactcctccgcgctgcaaaaatggagcgcgaaaatcgcactccttccggcaacccggaagagacgccacaagtgccaacgcgcgcactcgcggcgtctcttccggggtgcGACATCAGGATGCTGCGCAtccacaacgtcaaaatggcgccgcccatctgtatagggcgccgccattttgacgcactcattacgtgtgaggggcaaggcgcgccaggaagcgccgcccctcatgcGTAATCACGGCGCAACGACAGCGCCTCTTGGGCCCGACTGTAATGCGCCCAGGTGAACCATATTAGGAGAGGCGTTAAACTCATGGTTTTAGTTGGTATCCTTTGAACCTTTTAACACTTGTATGATAGATCTACTGAAATTCACTATACTTAACAAGGCATCTACTCACTCTAATACTTATGTTTCCTGAGCCTATCAAACTTAACTCTTGTTCCCAGAAATTCCTTCATTTAATTTATAGAATAAACCCCaaaaaataacaaatttaaaaaaattggcaACCAAGGGCCAATACAGATCGGCATAAAAAGCCAGTTtccaggtggcttgggggcatggtgtatgcacAACGCAAGTCCCCATAATGcccggaagctggcttcatgccacccggctgccccccccccccagcagatgGTTTCTGGGCACTCCagtggtgtggcatttagacaccgCCAGAGCTCCAAGAAGCCGCCACGGAGCAGGAGAAAATGGCTTtttgcaaaaaggcagattgggaccACAGCGTTGCCCCAATCCAGATTCCTCAGGGatggcagtctgttttgccccaaaataAAGCATGTGATTTTCACAAGCGTGTAGATGCAGTTaagcttaaacaaacaaacaaaaaaaccattgAATTCTAGAAGccaataaaataatagaaatcaGATAATTTCATGATGCCAGAAAAtccccaaaacaaaaccctaaataCATTCATCTATAGATTTGATGAAGTTTGTTATAATACACAGTATGTTAGCATTAGGGCTGAGAGTCCCACTGTGTGTTTGGTACTTGTTGGGCCACCGTGTCTCCACAAAAGTAAATATAACTGTACATTTACTGTGCTTTTTGGGATCCTATAAGTCCTCTGCAACAAAAATGGTGGAACATGCTTTGTCAAAGTAAAAGATCTCTAACAGAAACCCTGAATTCTTCAGTTAGTAAATTAagcaaaaagtttttttcttgtacataattaaataatatttcattaCTTCACAAATTAATTTGCTTCTTCTGTGCATGGGGAAAGGGTAGAATGAAACCCTCCTTCCTGGTGACCAGAACTTTCATTCAGTTATTTTTCTGGTTTCTGAGATTTAACCAGGCATTGACCTATAATCATTCAAATATACCTTTATAATTTGCTATAcctttataatttataatttgttcatttgtttttggcAAAATTCTAGTGTATGCACAGTGTTTTAGGTCAGTTTTGTTTCTGGAAAAGTTAGGAGGGAAAGGATAGCAGTATATAATTTAATTCAGTGTTCTCCCTTTTAGGCAAAATATTGGTCAGgtctaatttatttttaatgtctgtTTTAGGTCTACTGGTGAGACAGCTGTCTCTTCTTTTGACATTGACAAGATGTACACCCCTTTGTTCTTTGCACGAGTGAAGAGCTTTACTGCATTTTCAGAAAGGCCTCTCTAAGAAGCTCACATCTTTTTGCATGAAGAAATTACAGCAAACAACACTTAagttataaatgtgtgtgtgtatgtgtgcgtgcgtgtatatacatatatatatgtgtatatgtgtgtacatatatatatatatatatatatatgagaattttattttaaaatttggggaTCTTTTTGGAAGAACTGATACTGGAAATAAACATTTGATCTAGAGTGGCAGGGTTATTTCATTGGTTTTGAAGTCAAGTTTACATGTTATTTTACACTTA is a window from the Sceloporus undulatus isolate JIND9_A2432 ecotype Alabama chromosome 1, SceUnd_v1.1, whole genome shotgun sequence genome containing:
- the FBXO9 gene encoding F-box only protein 9 isoform X2 — its product is MAEGEEDCHSDMVRVDDHERSGETNLQARELFLKAVEQEQNGALYEAIKFYRLAMQLVPDIEFKINYTRSPEVDNIGKSYLEDNEEDCKMADLLSYFQQQLTFQESSIKLCQPELDVNQTHISVLPMELLMYIFRWVVSSDLDLRSLEQLSLVCRGFYICARDPEIWHQACLKVWGRTCNKVVPYTSWRDMFLKRPRVRFDGVYISKTTYIRQGEQSLDGFYRAWHQVDYYRYLRFFPDGHVMMLTTPEEPQSIVPRLRTKNTRTDAILLGHYRLSQDTDNQTKVFAVMTKKKEEKPIDYHKFRYFCRVPVQETDHSFHVGLQLCSSGRQKFNKLVWIHHSCHITYKSTGETAVSSFDIDKMYTPLFFARVKSFTAFSERPL
- the FBXO9 gene encoding F-box only protein 9 isoform X1, whose translation is MAEGEEDCHSDMVRVDDHERSGETNLQAELQMFRAQWMFELTPGVSSTNLETRSCRTSARGSVKAVDSKGKLELAKEEKARELFLKAVEQEQNGALYEAIKFYRLAMQLVPDIEFKINYTRSPEVDNIGKSYLEDNEEDCKMADLLSYFQQQLTFQESSIKLCQPELDVNQTHISVLPMELLMYIFRWVVSSDLDLRSLEQLSLVCRGFYICARDPEIWHQACLKVWGRTCNKVVPYTSWRDMFLKRPRVRFDGVYISKTTYIRQGEQSLDGFYRAWHQVDYYRYLRFFPDGHVMMLTTPEEPQSIVPRLRTKNTRTDAILLGHYRLSQDTDNQTKVFAVMTKKKEEKPIDYHKFRYFCRVPVQETDHSFHVGLQLCSSGRQKFNKLVWIHHSCHITYKSTGETAVSSFDIDKMYTPLFFARVKSFTAFSERPL